The Engystomops pustulosus chromosome 1, aEngPut4.maternal, whole genome shotgun sequence genome has a window encoding:
- the LOC140107696 gene encoding glycerophosphocholine cholinephosphodiesterase ENPP6-like isoform X1, protein MPPYRTFSVLLLTLNLAATSLASNKLLVFLIDGLRFDYIDEKELKVLPGFKKFIQSGVKVDYMTPDFPSVSYPNYYTLMTGHHSEVHQMTGNYMWDPKTKKSFDIGTNTDSLLPMWWNGSEPLWVSMVKAKRKVFMYYWPGCEVEILGVRPNYCREYYNSPSDANFTRAVNDAVETLWKGNAEMAAVYYERVDIEGHHFGPLSEQTKNATRVVDQMLQNLEQQIIKSGLKHKVNIILFSDHGMTDVSVERLIELEKYIDFNDILQMKDRGPVVSLWPAQGKDTKVYNQLKVVQHMAVFKKEQIPDRFHYKNGKFVSPLTLVAEKGWFIAQSKKKSPLWSIGTVPNQGRRYGWHGYDNELVDMKGFFLASGPDFKENFRAAPIRAVDVYNLMCKVLGMEPKPNNGSWSRVQSMLKS, encoded by the exons ATGCCACCATACAGAACCTTCTCTGTGCTGCTTCTCACCCTGAATCTGGCCGCCACATCCTTAGCAAGCAACAAACTTTTAGTATTTCTTATTGATGGTCTTAGATTTGATTATATTGATGAGAAAGAACTTAAAGTCCTTCCTGGCTTTAAGAAGTTTATACAGAGTGGAGTCAAGGTGGATTATATGACCCCAGACTTTCCCAGCGTTTCTTATCCCAACTACTACACTCTCATGACAG GGCATCACAGTGAGGTTCATCAGATGACTGGAAACTACATGTGGGATCCAAAGACTAAAAAGTCATTTGATATTGGTACTAATACAGATAGTCTTTTGCCAATGTGGTGGAATGGATCAGAACCGCTCTGGGTCAGCATGGTAAAAGCAAAAAGGAAAGTTTTCATGTATTACTGGCCAG GCTGTGAAGTTGAAATTCTTGGCGTTAGACCAAATTATTGCCGTGAATATTACAATTCCCCATCAGACGCTAATTTTACACGTGCAGTGAATGACGCTGTTGAAACGCTGTG GAAGGGCAACGCTGAAATGGCTGCCGTCTATTATGAACGTGTTGATATAGAAGGTCATCACTTTGGACCCTTGTCTGAGCAAACCAAAAATGCCACAAGAGTAGTAGATCAGATGTTACAAAATCTGGAACAACAAATTATA AAAAGTGGACTGAAGCATAAAGTAAACATAATTCTCTTCTCTGACCATGGAATGACAGATGTATCGGTGGAGAGACTGATAGAACTTGAAAAATATATTGACTTTAATGACATCTTACAAATGAAAGACCGTGGTCCTGTTGTGAGTTTGTGGCCTGCACAGGGTAAGGACACCAAG GTCTACAACCAGTTGAAAGTTGTACAGCACATGGCTGTCTTCAAAAAGGAGCAAATTCCAGATCGATTTCATTATAAGAATGGAAAATTTGTATCGCCATTAACTCTGGTAGCTGAAAAGGGCTGGTTCATAGCTCAG agtaaaaaaaaatccccccttTGGAGTATTGGAACAGTGCCTAATCAAGGCCGGCGGTATGGGTGGCATGGATATGACAATGAGCTGGTGGACATGAAAGGATTTTTTTTGGCATCTGGCCCAG ATTTTAAAGAAAACTTCAGAGCTGCTCCAATCAGAGCCGTTGACGTTTACAATCTAATGTGTAAAGTTCTTGGTATGGAGCCAAAGCCTAACAATGGATCATGGTCTAGGGTGCAGAGCATGTTAAAAAGTTGA
- the LOC140107696 gene encoding glycerophosphocholine cholinephosphodiesterase ENPP6-like isoform X2 has translation MPPYRTFSVLLLTLNLAATSLASNKLLVFLIDGLRFDYIDEKELKVLPGFKKFIQSGVKVDYMTPDFPSVSYPNYYTLMTGHHSEVHQMTGNYMWDPKTKKSFDIGTNTDSLLPMWWNGSEPLWVSMVKAKRKVFMYYWPGCEVEILGVRPNYCREYYNSPSDANFTRAVNDAVETLWKGNAEMAAVYYERVDIEGHHFGPLSEQTKNATRVVDQMLQNLEQQIIKSGLKHKVNIILFSDHGMTDVSVERLIELEKYIDFNDILQMKDRGPVVSLWPAQGKDTKVYNQLKVVQHMAVFKKEQIPDRFHYKNGKFVSPLTLVAEKGWFIAQILKKTSELLQSEPLTFTI, from the exons ATGCCACCATACAGAACCTTCTCTGTGCTGCTTCTCACCCTGAATCTGGCCGCCACATCCTTAGCAAGCAACAAACTTTTAGTATTTCTTATTGATGGTCTTAGATTTGATTATATTGATGAGAAAGAACTTAAAGTCCTTCCTGGCTTTAAGAAGTTTATACAGAGTGGAGTCAAGGTGGATTATATGACCCCAGACTTTCCCAGCGTTTCTTATCCCAACTACTACACTCTCATGACAG GGCATCACAGTGAGGTTCATCAGATGACTGGAAACTACATGTGGGATCCAAAGACTAAAAAGTCATTTGATATTGGTACTAATACAGATAGTCTTTTGCCAATGTGGTGGAATGGATCAGAACCGCTCTGGGTCAGCATGGTAAAAGCAAAAAGGAAAGTTTTCATGTATTACTGGCCAG GCTGTGAAGTTGAAATTCTTGGCGTTAGACCAAATTATTGCCGTGAATATTACAATTCCCCATCAGACGCTAATTTTACACGTGCAGTGAATGACGCTGTTGAAACGCTGTG GAAGGGCAACGCTGAAATGGCTGCCGTCTATTATGAACGTGTTGATATAGAAGGTCATCACTTTGGACCCTTGTCTGAGCAAACCAAAAATGCCACAAGAGTAGTAGATCAGATGTTACAAAATCTGGAACAACAAATTATA AAAAGTGGACTGAAGCATAAAGTAAACATAATTCTCTTCTCTGACCATGGAATGACAGATGTATCGGTGGAGAGACTGATAGAACTTGAAAAATATATTGACTTTAATGACATCTTACAAATGAAAGACCGTGGTCCTGTTGTGAGTTTGTGGCCTGCACAGGGTAAGGACACCAAG GTCTACAACCAGTTGAAAGTTGTACAGCACATGGCTGTCTTCAAAAAGGAGCAAATTCCAGATCGATTTCATTATAAGAATGGAAAATTTGTATCGCCATTAACTCTGGTAGCTGAAAAGGGCTGGTTCATAGCTCAG ATTTTAAAGAAAACTTCAGAGCTGCTCCAATCAGAGCCGTTGACGTTTACAATCTAA